From the genome of Athalia rosae chromosome 3, iyAthRosa1.1, whole genome shotgun sequence:
CATTATATGACTTTTCAAATATCGTTTTTGAGCAAATTTCATCCCACAGCTAGTGCAGGTAAACGGTTTGTTTTCTGAATGGATTACTTGATGGCGTGCTACCTCGCCTTTCACCGCAAATTGCCTTAAACAAATCTCACAAGagtatttttttacccctgTATGAGTGGTTATATGATTATTGAGTTTTTGTTTGGTAGGAAATCGTTTATCACATGACGGACATTCATGTGGCTTGTAATTGGTATGGATACGGTTGTGTATGTAAAGTGAATTCAGAGTTCGGAATGACTTTTTACATGGTTCACACTCGTACGGTCGCTCGCCCGAATGAATTCTTTGATGATCTTCTTTGGCTCCTTTATTAGCGAAAGGGCGAGCACAAATTTTACatcgatgtttttttattctctcgtgTACATCCCTGACATGCCTTCTCAGATCTTGCTTGATACGATACTGATTACCACAGAAAGTGCATTTGCATGGTCTGATTCCTATGTGGAGCCGATAATGACGTAAGAATCCTCGCTTTGTCATGATCACTTTCTTACACGTATCGCATTGCCATGCACAACGATTATTTGCAATCACCTGAGCCTTCTTCAATATCTCactctcttctttattttcgatatATCCTTCATGCATGTAGATATGACGTCTCATAGCAAACTTTTTATCAAAAGTTTCGTTACATAAACTACATGTATACACTTTAGGTTGAGGTTCATCGACTTGCTCTGTCTTGTTAACATGTTCGAGAAGGTgatctttcaatttcgaaatactggtgaaattttcattgcacACAGAGCAAAGcaagttattttttgttcgcttaTTAGCTTCACCAACATCAGCAGCATGAGTTTTTTCATGCAGCTTAAAATCTTTCAACTCCCCACGGTATAAAGCTTTGCAATGAGGGCAGTAATGCACCGAATCTTTATGATCAGAGTTTAGATGGGTGAGAAGATCTGCCATTCCGTTGAAAGTTGCTTTGCATCGCCCACATTTGACACATGCTATTCTTTCTTCAGAAGaagattcttcaatttctgcTTTAGATTTTTCTAACAGGCTTGCAGTATTCTCCTCTCCATGCAACCTGTAAACAAATATTCCGAGATCACGTTGGAGCATGAGCAGAATTAAGTTCATTTCTGGTAGTATTCTTGGGTAATCATTCTTGAGCAAAATATGAGCTGCACAAAATAAAGTTCTTCGATTCATATCACATTTTGATCCATATATCTTCCGTACACACGCATAGATGAAAACGTATTGTTCAATACAACTTAAACCTATGATTACTCCTTCATTCTTCATGCGTTGTATTAATAAGTCGAAGTATTCCTGCTACTTCAACAATGATTTTTAAACTAGAGATCATGTCAGATTATGTTTCTGTAGGAAGTGTTCTATCGAAAATACTTCTTCAATACGATCAATGAATCATTTATTCTGGTTGTAAATTATGATTTGCATTGTGATTAATCTTATTATGATTAACTAAATATCGTTTTTGTCTAAACGAAAGGCCGCAGTCGGTGCAGAGCCATGGCTTTTCTTCGAAATGCACCAATCGATGTCTCTTCAATTCGTACTTAATACGAAAATGACGATTACAAATATCACAGGCATGAGGTTTTTCTCCAGTATGTTTAGTGATGTGAATCACAAGCTGGGGTCTAGTTCGAAAGGCTTGATTACAGTAGTTAcatttgaatggaaaaaagtctGTATGGGTACGGTTGTGAACAAACAGTGAGGCTTTTTGTTTAAACGATTTGCCGCAAGTCTTGCATACAAAGGGTCTCTCTCCGGTATGGATACGTCTATGATCTTGGACGTTTCGTTTAGTGGAAAACATTCTGCCGCATATATCAcatgggaaattttttatgcCCGCATGAGTTTCACGTAGATGCCGGGCAAGACCTTGATTAACCCGAAACTGTCTTCCGCATAAGTGACAAGTATAAGGTCTTTCTCCCGTATGAATCCGAATATGCCATGAGAAGGTGTACGGAGAATAAAGGTTCTTTCCGCAATCCTTACAATGGTAGTAGACTTTACCATTGGCTTCAACTCGTGCTCGTTTTATCGCTTCCTTATCTATACTTCTGGGTTTTTTTACTTGCTTTTCATGTAATGCTTCTGGATGCACCTCTAGATTATGTGAGgctaatactttttttttatccgcagAATAGTTGCAATGCTTACAGGGATAAGATTTAACAGTATCAGTTTTCACTGTTTGATGCGAATCCCAGTCAGTCTCTGGTTCATTTGTTCCAACATCTTTGCTGGACTCTTCGTCTAATTCTTTGGCAAACTTTTTCACCGCTGTTGTTTCTTCTGTGGTAATTAATTGTGATTCTGCATGTTTTCGTCCACAGGATGCTACATGACGCTCGAAATGAAACTCTCTTTTGAATATTCTCTTGCACTTTTCACAGGAGTatgaatttttcgtatttctctGATGAGATCGagttgacttttttctttcaatgcGTATGGAGGCAGATTCTTGTTTGGAAGAAGTAATTAAACAAATGTCATTTAAATCAGACTCATGACTATTTTTTTCGGAAGTTGTTGGTTCAAATTTTGAACCATTAAGTTGATCCGATATTTCTAAAGGCAGAGGAATAATCTGCGGATTGTCATAGTCCACTTGATTAGATTTTGGCTGTTGGGAAGGATTTCTGGAGATAAGTTCCTTCCGAGCCAATCGAAACACCGCAAAGGATTTCGTTCTTGTTTGGTGAAACCTGGAAGCATAATAAATGCGGGATGTTTCAATAACTTTCCGTTCGACGCAGAATCGATGTAGAATGGAAAATACAGAGTCTGTACACTAGCAGTTTCGTAAAGTATCAAAATGCCTGCTCTTAATGTGATTGTTCAAAtaacgtttttgccgaaaggCTAGACCACATCTGCTACAACTGAATGGTTTATCCTCAGAATGGATGAGCTTATGTCTTACAAGTTCCGATTTCACACGAAACCTTTTTGAGCATATTTCACAGCTATGATTCTTTTCCCCAGTATGTGTCGTAACATGCGCCAGCATTTCTTGCTTCCGTCGAAACTTTTTGTGGCAATAAGAACATGGATGCGGAAACTCGTTCGTGTGCCGTTTGCTATGTATATAAAGTGAAGCCTTCGATCTGAAGGTATTGCCACAAGACTTGCATAAGTACGGTCTTTCTCCTGTATGAGTCCGTCGATGATCTTCTCTCGTAGCTTTTGACGCAAATGATTTTCCACACATATCGcaagaaaatttcttcactTTAGCATGaacatctttcaaatgtctagACAAACCACCAGAATCACGAAATTGCTTAGCACAAATGTGGCAAGTGAAAGGACGTTCgtctgtatgtatacgcatgTGTCTTTGGAATGAATCTTTCAGCTTGAAACATTTTCCACATTCATGGCATTGATAAGATTCCTGAGTACCTGAAAGTGGTTTTGGCACCTTGTTAATATCAGTCAACGTTTTTGTTGGAGGAACTTTTGGTGAGTCTTTActttctgcttctttttttgaaatatctttATCGTTTGATGGTGCTTGATCTGTTTGTGCTCTGATCAACTTTTTTGTCACTCCCTGACTATAATGACCACGACAATCTCGTTGTAACGTATTATCACTGAGACACAGTGGGTCAGATGTTATTGTGGGTTGATCAAAGGCAGAGTCTGTTACTGTGATCCAGATTGGTTCAGTATCATCTTCTTTAACATGATTTCCATTGATTTTCTGCTCTGATTTTTTGTATGGCTTCCAAAAAATACTCTGGATGTCTAGGAATGCTTTGAATGGCATCTGGATACTACTGGACCTGTAAAATAGTCAAAGCTTGACTCCAGATTTCGAATTTGTGAAGCGCTGAGGCAAGGAGGTGGGTGGTGCGCGTTCTTATCGGTGAGTGATTATCGTTCTTCCAATCCTTGAGTtagattttgaataatttcgtgAAGTAGAATGTGGATCGGTTTGAGATTGGTTTCAAGTGGTAAATgtcaaaaaatattaatcattTACGTAATAGGTATAAGATGTTACATacattcgattcatttttaaaacTACATCTCTACTATTGCTAGAAAAATCAGCTCGAACTTCACATTTTGGGGATGCTTAGCGAACATAAATTCTTCTGAAATAGAATTCATAGTGAATATATGTCGCACTGGAACTGCCATTCAAAACATACCCAGCATCGGGAAACACTTGTTTTCCTCCATCTATCGACGATCAAATACATAACTGGTGCGCTTTGCTGTATAAGTATACGAATGTGAATCAGTTGGATTTCATAGATTGCCATCAAATAATTCTCATCCGCAAttgtgttcattttttttcctctatacTACTTTCTAATCTTATGCCAGTATGCACATTCAGTAGCATTCGATGGGTGGATAATCTGGTGTTGACAAAGTATCTAGGACCCATAGAATGTTGATATTCTAGATATcataaacaaaataataaaccTAGTTTCAAGAACCTGTGGCAAGCTTATACCCAAGGTCAAAATATTGTAATTGAAATGAGTCTCGAAAGCTGTTGTATGCTTTCGCTCCCGACCACCCACCTCTACAATGTCCCTCTATCCGATGAATTGAATCGAGATATCTATTTTCGATTAAGCTTCTGACTATTTCAATGtctgatgaaaaatagaacTGGCTCAAAAACGACAAAGCTGTTAGGCTAAAGTTCCAATCAGATTTGGAATATGTCATATGATTGTTATTCAGATGAAGATTGCACAGATAAATTTGAATCAGAACTCATTACAGACAAATAAGTGGAAATGCTTCAAGGTGGACAATAGGTTGGAGGAGCAAAGATTCAATGACAATAGTATGCTGCTACGCATACATAGATACGAATTTTAGATCCGTAGAGATGGCAGATTGATACATTCATTCCATGCCATGTGGTACAAATGCTAATGAATTTATGCATCGATGTAATCTCTATAGTTTTTTAGTACCCTTTAGCTGATTGTAAGTACCCATCAGGATGAAATTAGATCTATATGCCATGAGATACCCTTACAGTAATTATGAAACTTCATATTTTACCTTTCAGAATCATTGGTTTTAGACTCTTCATTAGATTCTCCTTTTACCCTCAGTCCCTCCGCTGGCTATAATTGAAcagataatattgataaattaGATCATTCATAAAGCAAGCTTATCAGTATAATCAAATAATCAGTTCTCATAGCTAATTTAGACTTGAACGAATATATTTCACTCTAATTATTTGGGTAAAGGTATATCCGAGGATGCACACAACATCTGAATCTAACAGACAAGTGACATTTTATGACAAATTGATATTTAATCTCACCATTTGTGTTTTAGTTATTTGATTTGAATCTGCCGATGGTGGAGCAgcacttttctcattcaaTGAGTCTTCCAACGTAACAGTCTGCAAGATTATAAATCAGATtagaaaaactggaaaataaatttccttatataaataattgtagaTTTGTGACATTCATCCCACGCACCTGTTCTTTTTCTTGCAagtcctttttcattttcagaagACGTTGCTCGGCATCTATACAACTCTCAGTCAATTCGTGCCACGCCAATAATGTAGAAGCACAATGATAGCAAAGATGAGAAGGAAGACTGTCTTCTCTGGAAACCTAAAATTCAAAGAACGACGTCAAACATTGTCTTAAGGTTTTTACTCAGAGAATGATTACAATTGATTACTAATGCATTCGAAtcaagatgaagatgaaattTCAGTGCTCTCACAAAATATGAGAAGATGATTAAattcgaaataatgaaataagcAATAATGGTACCTGAATGGGTAAATATCTGTGTATCTTGCTACTGAGGTCATGTTCAAGGCCTTCTCCTTCAAAAATTGGGATTAAATGATCACTGGAATTGGCACATACTCGGCAGAGTTCATTCCAAGACTGATTCTGTTCTGTTGTATTAGCAGCTTCAAATTGCTTCCCCTCGGCAGCGTCTACCAGGTTAACTGGCTCTTCATGCACCTCAGTTATgacataatatttttcaccctgATTGCTGTTCTCTTCTTCTATATTATCTACTGCCTCTATCAACATTTCAGACTCGTCGCAAGCTGCTAGAATCTCCGATGATCCGGCCTCCATTTCATCTGACAACAACACAAGATTTGCTTTACGATTCGAAGGAAATTTAATTGATGCTTCAAAGGTAAAGACTCGATCAAAAGTTATATAAAACTAATTGTGGGTGAAAATAAGAATGCGGCTTCATATTGACATGCACATATCTTGCCGCCGTTCAGTGATGAGTAAACTTTGGCAATGTAAAGGCTCAATCGTTGATAGGTTACGAGGAATTCCATAATGTGATGAATTTGCAACTTGCTGCTTTTAAGCCAGCAAAGGTATCAATTGAACATTACTATTGACTTACAATCGTGAGGGATGCTGCTCATTATGCTTCGCCAATTCCTGAGCCAAGATAGTAATCAATCGTGACGGTGAGCATTAGTTTTTCCGTAAGTTTCCGATATGAAGGTTCTGTGCGATCAAAACTCTTAAGATTGCAGCGTTGGTGTATCAACACAATATCCATCTGCGTCTTACGTCGTGACAAGAAACTGGTTGTCGCTGATTTCCAATGACGCTCTGAAGCTGCTGTACCGACGTTTCGAGTTTcctgtgtgaaaaaaatattctgagGGGAAAATATACACATGGAAAAACTACGTTATTACTTCAACCCTCCGCAATACGATTGGTGCGCTctttaatgaataataaattaaccAATAAGAGAGCGATATTCAGTTTTCATTGAGCATCACTGTCGGGGATTCCTCGATATGGAGAAGATGCAGTTTGAGTTTCTGCTTGCAGATGGAGATGGCATCCAGTTGTGCATTATATCCGAGGAAATGATGATTTTTGGTAAGTAATTGTTATAACATTGTTCATGATTAATGAGATGGtatttatttcatatgtaTTCAGCTATCCATCATCTGTATTTCGAGTATTTTACAAGAATACACGCATGAATTtaatcgtatgtatgtatttatatgcatacatattcCGTACATGACATATTTACATGCCATTTTTAACATGTCGATAGACTCTCGCAATCTATTCTACAATATaacgatattataattatcaatgCCGTTTCTGATATATGTGCCGTAACAAACATAAAAGCTCTACGTAATGacataacaattattatatcataataTCTTTTCACGATAATGCATTATTTTGGTTTCTGCTACGATTTTACAGTCTATGATGTGCCATCGAAGCTTAACAATCCACAACTATATATAGTATGATATAATTCACACGCTTATCCggtgatatatgtatacttacacctaattatttttttttcatgtttgtttttccaggttatttgttcattcattcattttatttttttttttttttttataaaattaacaaagTCGATAAATTAGTTAATCAATTGCTGGCATTATCGCTGTATGGACCTTTTTTGCGACACAGATCGCAGGATTCTCTctcaataaaaattgtaaatgtCAATCTGAATGCCACCAGATACGGTATACATTGTTCTATGGTGCATATGtaacattcattttttcaaacgattagGAATTAAACATGCAATCCATTATATTTCTCATATTTTGTCTTTATATTATTGTATGTGATCTTGGTCTCCTAAACGTGCGTGACTgctgtaaaaataatgaaacgtaCAGATCGAATGAACCTGTATAAGTATTCTAGTTATAATTGTCGTAGTCGTATTTGTGCCTAAAACTTTCTGGTGTATAACAGGATATTAATTGTCCATTAGTTGAAACGCGTTGTTTTGAGTCGTTGAACGAGGTGCTATCTTTCTTTggctataaataataattctaagaatcataattatatttaataataatagaaatcaCATACacccgtatatacctatgcatacaTCTTTGAAAACGTGACAACGAATATTATCTTCATTTTACACTGTAAGTGCAAGTAGAAAGAGaatatttcggaattttttattacatgatTTAACGAAGAATCTTAATGACGAATGGTGATTCCTAGTACAGAGATAAAGATTCTATAACACTAATTTGCGCTCCGCGATCAATCtcaatcaataataattgataataaaattaaaaaaaaaaatatcaaaccgacaatttttcagtgaacaaataaataatcgtgCCTTGATCCATGAATATTTCATGGTTATAACAATATGCATAAAGTAGcacgagaataaaattcatcgggTATCCGAagctgcatatatatatatacagatccGTACGAAGACAATTATTGCCTCTATATAGAGGTTGTTCCTATTATCGTTGACCAGCTGGCGACAACATCCTCCTAATGATATAGGCGAGAGGCGTTATAGATATTTTTGTGATAAATCTGAAGCCGTTTAGTAAAATTGCGACGAAGACTCTTGATGAAGAAGCTAAGCGAGACTCACGTAGTCAGACAATTACTCCCGAGACAAGTACTTCGTTGAGATTGTTGCCGAACATAATCTTGTACGTTAAAACGACTTTCATCCGGGTTTCCACTCTTTTTCGCTTTCaattctctgaaaaaaaacgagacattattatcgttgttatttttatcacatttttaAGCTTCATCGATTTATTTCGCCCTTTGGCGTACGTTCGTTATACAGCGCGCGCGGCTGTTATGCAACGTGACACTCGATCGCTTTCGTTACATCAAAAGGCCGCCATTGTTCCCCGTTGTGCAGCAGTGTGTGCAATATAATATAGATAGGTGGCTAGGTATGTAAATTAATAGCATTGAGGAGTAATAAAAACTGACGAATATTCTAGTTTATCGAGATTAATTTTACCTCGCGACAGC
Proteins encoded in this window:
- the LOC105683355 gene encoding zinc finger protein 260-like isoform X2, encoding MSSIPHDYEMEAGSSEILAACDESEMLIEAVDNIEEENSNQGEKYYVITEVHEEPVNLVDAAEGKQFEAANTTEQNQSWNELCRVCANSSDHLIPIFEGEGLEHDLSSKIHRYLPIQVSREDSLPSHLCYHCASTLLAWHELTESCIDAEQRLLKMKKDLQEKEQTVTLEDSLNEKSAAPPSADSNQITKTQMPAEGLRVKGESNEESKTNDSERLHGEENTASLLEKSKAEIEESSSEERIACVKCGRCKATFNGMADLLTHLNSDHKDSVHYCPHCKALYRGELKDFKLHEKTHAADVGEANKRTKNNLLCSVCNENFTSISKLKDHLLEHVNKTEQVDEPQPKVYTCSLCNETFDKKFAMRRHIYMHEGYIENKEESEILKKAQVIANNRCAWQCDTCKKVIMTKRGFLRHYRLHIGIRPCKCTFCGNQYRIKQDLRRHVRDVHERIKKHRCKICARPFANKGAKEDHQRIHSGERPYECEPCKKSFRTLNSLYIHNRIHTNYKPHECPSCDKRFPTKQKLNNHITTHTGVKKYSCEICLRQFAVKGEVARHQVIHSENKPFTCTSCGMKFAQKRYLKSHIMLRHKEESSLMLAKLAPPPCQS
- the LOC105683355 gene encoding zinc finger protein 808-like isoform X6, yielding MSSIPHDYEMEAGSSEILAACDESEMLIEAVDNIEEENSNQGEKYYVITEVHEEPVNLVDAAEGKQFEAANTTEQNQSWNELCRVCANSSDHLIPIFEGEGLEHDLSSKIHRYLPIQVSREDSLPSHLCYHCASTLLAWHELTESCIDAEQRLLKMKKDLQEKEQTVTLEDSLNEKSAAPPSADSNQITKTQMPAEGLRVKGESNEESKTNDSERLHGEENTASLLEKSKAEIEESSSEERIACVKCGRCKATFNGMADLLTHLNSDHKDSVHYCPHCKALYRGELKDFKLHEKTHAADVGEANKRTKNNLLCSVCNENFTSISKLKDHLLEHVNKTEQVDEPQPKVYTCSLCNETFDKKFAMRRHIYMHEGYIENKEESEILKKAQVIANNRCAWQCDTCKKVIMTKRGFLRHYRLHIGIRPCKCTFCGNQYRIKQDLRRHVRDVHERIKKHRCKICARPFANKGAKEDHQRIHSGERPYECEPCVCWTKRKSQQHLFSTLLTNLLARRNKLCMGKL
- the LOC105683355 gene encoding zinc finger protein 182-like isoform X1; this translates as MSSIPHDYEMEAGSSEILAACDESEMLIEAVDNIEEENSNQGEKYYVITEVHEEPVNLVDAAEGKQFEAANTTEQNQSWNELCRVCANSSDHLIPIFEGEGLEHDLSSKIHRYLPIQVSREDSLPSHLCYHCASTLLAWHELTESCIDAEQRLLKMKKDLQEKEQTVTLEDSLNEKSAAPPSADSNQITKTQMPAEGLRVKGESNEESKTNDSERFHQTRTKSFAVFRLARKELISRNPSQQPKSNQVDYDNPQIIPLPLEISDQLNGSKFEPTTSEKNSHESDLNDICLITSSKQESASIRIERKKSTRSHQRNTKNSYSCEKCKRIFKREFHFERHVASCGRKHAESQLITTEETTAVKKFAKELDEESSKDVGTNEPETDWDSHQTVKTDTVKSYPCKHCNYSADKKKVLASHNLEVHPEALHEKQVKKPRSIDKEAIKRARVEANGKVYYHCKDCGKNLYSPYTFSWHIRIHTGERPYTCHLCGRQFRVNQGLARHLRETHAGIKNFPCDICGRMFSTKRNVQDHRRIHTGERPFVCKTCGKSFKQKASLFVHNRTHTDFFPFKCNYCNQAFRTRPQLVIHITKHTGEKPHACDICNRHFRIKYELKRHRLVHFEEKPWLCTDCGLSFRQKRYLVNHNKINHNANHNLQPE
- the LOC105683355 gene encoding zinc finger protein ZFP2-like isoform X5, which codes for MSSIPHDYEMEAGSSEILAACDESEMLIEAVDNIEEENSNQGEKYYVITEVHEEPVNLVDAAEGKQFEAANTTEQNQSWNELCRVCANSSDHLIPIFEGEGLEHDLSSKIHRYLPIQVSREDSLPSHLCYHCASTLLAWHELTESCIDAEQRLLKMKKDLQEKEQTVTLEDSLNEKSAAPPSADSNQITKTQMPAEGLRVKGESNEESKTNDSERSSSIQMPFKAFLDIQSIFWKPYKKSEQKINGNHVKEDDTEPIWITVTDSAFDQPTITSDPLCLSDNTLQRDCRGHYSQGVTKKLIRAQTDQAPSNDKDISKKEAESKDSPKVPPTKTLTDINKVPKPLSGTQESYQCHECGKCFKLKDSFQRHMRIHTDERPFTCHICAKQFRDSGGLSRHLKDVHAKVKKFSCDMCGKSFASKATREDHRRTHTGERPYLCKSCGNTFRSKASLYIHSKRHTNEFPHPCSYCHKKFRRKQEMLAHVTTHTGEKNHSCEICSKRFRVKSELVRHKLIHSEDKPFSCSRCGLAFRQKRYLNNHIKSRHFDTLRNC